One Nitrospira sp. DNA window includes the following coding sequences:
- a CDS encoding TonB family protein → MDNVLMAQSGQSKQALQGWGVSCLLHACLALAAFVLMPKMAVLVQHEPFKWDVALVEAPREVVRSEEPAPAPQAQPPTAIKPRREPVRAVEPPPQPVQRQVETRMEPQPVQRAMQPVERVVQPVQREPQPVVEAVRPKEQIQPPQEVVQVQPKPIEQQEVQKTEPVVQAATPAEVKQEVAPAVEQKVVESMPVAAQTYQAQPVVSAPPAVKTKPEPVVTATAPVVQQALAAPAVEPAPEGPTPAPPMKTTTAASEPPPAAPVPVAADPAPTPPAPVAAAELEPAVAQPAAAAEAQQDPATLQEHQVVARAVTPRPATKADYGWLAESLHRRIIELRHYPSTARLNGWEGKVVLKVSIKKDGQLKDVEVVKSSGHESLDQAAMEAVRRACPLHMKHELAAPMVVLHLPVSYSLNR, encoded by the coding sequence ATGGACAATGTGCTCATGGCGCAATCTGGACAATCCAAACAGGCATTGCAGGGGTGGGGAGTATCCTGCCTGTTGCATGCCTGCCTCGCGCTGGCCGCGTTCGTCCTCATGCCGAAGATGGCTGTGCTGGTGCAGCACGAGCCGTTCAAATGGGACGTGGCCTTGGTGGAGGCTCCGCGCGAGGTCGTGCGATCGGAAGAACCGGCACCGGCACCTCAGGCGCAGCCTCCGACAGCGATCAAACCGCGGCGTGAGCCGGTGCGTGCCGTCGAGCCGCCTCCCCAGCCGGTACAGCGACAGGTGGAAACGCGGATGGAACCTCAGCCGGTTCAACGGGCGATGCAACCGGTAGAACGGGTGGTGCAGCCGGTGCAGCGGGAGCCGCAGCCGGTCGTCGAAGCGGTTCGGCCGAAGGAGCAGATTCAACCGCCGCAGGAAGTCGTTCAGGTGCAGCCCAAGCCTATCGAGCAGCAGGAGGTTCAAAAAACCGAGCCGGTGGTTCAGGCCGCGACTCCAGCCGAGGTGAAGCAAGAGGTCGCTCCGGCGGTTGAGCAGAAGGTCGTCGAATCGATGCCTGTTGCAGCCCAAACCTATCAGGCGCAGCCGGTGGTCAGCGCGCCTCCCGCCGTGAAGACCAAGCCCGAGCCGGTGGTGACGGCGACTGCGCCGGTTGTACAGCAGGCTCTTGCTGCTCCGGCCGTCGAACCGGCTCCGGAGGGCCCGACTCCCGCGCCCCCGATGAAAACGACAACCGCAGCCAGTGAGCCGCCTCCCGCTGCTCCAGTTCCTGTTGCAGCGGACCCGGCCCCAACGCCGCCCGCGCCGGTTGCGGCGGCAGAGCTGGAACCGGCCGTAGCGCAGCCTGCAGCTGCTGCCGAGGCACAGCAGGATCCCGCCACGCTGCAAGAACATCAGGTCGTGGCCCGCGCGGTCACCCCGAGGCCTGCGACCAAGGCCGACTATGGTTGGTTGGCGGAGTCGCTCCATCGCCGCATCATCGAGTTGCGACATTATCCGAGCACTGCCCGCTTGAACGGGTGGGAAGGCAAGGTCGTGCTGAAGGTGTCGATCAAGAAAGACGGGCAACTGAAGGATGTCGAGGTCGTAAAGAGTTCCGGCCATGAGTCGCTGGATCAGGCGGCGATGGAAGCGGTGCGGCGAGCCTGTCCTCTGCACATGAAACATGAGCTGGCGGCCCCGATGGTCGTGTTGCATCTTCCGGTCAGTTACAGCCTGAATCGATGA
- a CDS encoding TlpA disulfide reductase family protein — translation MVVTAFMRVLLLSGAVALTASPVSADDPMAALKIARVAPGTAATPFDLKTLDGRSVQLADLKGKVVLVNFWATWCGPCKEEMPGFERLRQRLDPERFALVTITTDLQRDGIKHFLTNLNVQLPVLFDEDQDVSRAYLVRALPTTVLIDRQGTVVGRAVGPREWDAPKTIHLLQGMTE, via the coding sequence ATGGTGGTGACGGCATTCATGAGAGTCCTCCTCTTGTCGGGTGCCGTTGCGTTGACTGCAAGCCCTGTATCGGCCGACGATCCCATGGCGGCCTTGAAAATCGCACGGGTCGCTCCGGGAACCGCCGCCACCCCATTCGACTTGAAGACATTGGATGGCCGCTCTGTTCAGCTCGCGGACCTGAAGGGGAAAGTGGTCCTGGTGAATTTCTGGGCCACCTGGTGCGGCCCCTGTAAAGAGGAAATGCCGGGCTTCGAACGGTTGCGGCAGCGGCTGGACCCTGAACGGTTCGCCCTCGTCACGATCACCACCGACTTGCAGCGGGACGGCATCAAGCATTTTTTGACGAACCTGAACGTGCAGCTTCCTGTGTTGTTCGATGAAGATCAGGACGTGTCCCGTGCGTACCTGGTGCGGGCCTTGCCGACCACCGTGCTCATCGATCGACAAGGGACCGTGGTTGGACGCGCCGTCGGGCCGCGTGAATGGGATGCTCCCAAGACGATTCATCTGCTGCAGGGTATGACGGAATGA
- a CDS encoding TonB-dependent receptor has protein sequence MKSGLYWTGKAGMVCLVALLAVGLQPPGGWAAEEPPEEEVPIVAVEPVEVKGKRIENVEDVKQELARRPGSNILIEEKQITETRAFNLQDVLQFAPGVRFQSRFGADEGQFQIRGTSLRNNFHHRGINILINGIFFGDADGFSDFESIDLLAYERIEVYKGANALRYGANTIGGAINLVPRTGYNASTLQMRMLAGSFGMVSGQVSSGKVLQPFQVGNMSATMDYYISVSGNRQDGFQDNNQQARERVNANIGIQLGNHQEIRAYFLQANVAERIPGSLTNQQLFSNRQQAGGQSPPGTPPFFACNLSNQVCNYGRYYNLQRIGIAYRNEFAANQYVEIVPYFSNQYVDHPIFQTIRQENNNVGGEFRYVNSNSLFGKNNSFVVGVQPRYGNQRQQRFVNINGSIGAMTQNYTAKTTYFGVYAEDAFDATKDFTIVIGGRWDYSGRQATVDNFGPAGNPFNPNTPSTPTGTQRPLQHFDAINPKLGFVYRTTPTSQLYFNASRAYEAPLNLELLSSVNANGSANTGFLNLDAQRAWQLELGHRGASADKRYSWDVTVYNLEMQKEILASNINNQSTFQNANGTRHTGVEVGGGMVLTKGLFAQGGAGKEDSLQTRVAYTWSRFKFTDDVRGGGIGGPNVLIAKDGNTVAGAPEHNLNLELRYDHPAGWWIAPNFEWSLSGFYTDYLNTVKNPSYFVVNLRSGYNIGDHWTLFAEGRNLTDKTYAGAVVVNDQFNRFANPGLGISGFAGVEYKF, from the coding sequence ATGAAGTCAGGGCTGTATTGGACAGGCAAAGCGGGGATGGTCTGCTTGGTTGCCCTGTTGGCGGTAGGCCTTCAGCCGCCGGGCGGTTGGGCGGCCGAAGAGCCTCCCGAAGAAGAAGTGCCGATCGTGGCCGTCGAGCCGGTCGAGGTGAAGGGGAAGCGAATCGAAAACGTCGAGGACGTGAAACAGGAGCTCGCCCGCCGTCCCGGCAGCAATATCCTCATCGAAGAAAAGCAGATCACCGAGACAAGGGCCTTCAATCTTCAGGATGTGTTGCAGTTCGCGCCCGGCGTCCGGTTTCAATCGCGTTTCGGCGCCGACGAAGGGCAGTTTCAGATCCGCGGCACGTCGTTGCGCAACAACTTCCACCATCGCGGCATCAACATCCTGATCAACGGGATTTTCTTCGGCGATGCCGACGGCTTTTCGGACTTTGAATCGATCGACCTGTTGGCCTACGAGCGCATCGAGGTCTACAAGGGCGCCAACGCCTTGCGTTACGGCGCGAACACCATCGGCGGTGCGATCAACCTGGTGCCCCGCACCGGCTACAACGCCTCGACCCTGCAGATGCGGATGCTGGCCGGCAGCTTCGGCATGGTGAGCGGCCAAGTTTCCAGCGGGAAGGTGCTGCAACCCTTCCAGGTCGGCAACATGAGCGCGACGATGGACTACTACATCAGCGTGTCCGGCAATCGCCAGGATGGATTCCAAGACAACAACCAGCAGGCCAGGGAGCGCGTCAATGCCAACATCGGCATTCAGTTGGGCAATCACCAGGAAATACGCGCCTACTTTCTCCAGGCGAATGTGGCAGAGCGCATTCCCGGCTCACTGACCAATCAACAGCTGTTTTCCAATCGGCAACAGGCCGGCGGACAAAGCCCTCCCGGAACCCCGCCGTTTTTTGCCTGTAACCTGAGTAACCAGGTCTGTAATTACGGGCGCTACTACAATTTGCAGCGTATCGGGATCGCCTACCGTAACGAGTTTGCAGCCAATCAATATGTCGAGATCGTGCCGTACTTCTCGAACCAATATGTGGACCATCCGATTTTCCAGACGATCAGGCAGGAAAACAACAATGTGGGCGGAGAGTTCCGGTACGTCAATTCCAATTCACTGTTCGGTAAAAACAACTCCTTCGTCGTGGGGGTCCAGCCGCGGTACGGCAATCAGCGTCAGCAACGGTTCGTCAATATCAACGGCAGCATCGGGGCGATGACGCAGAACTACACGGCCAAGACCACGTACTTCGGCGTCTATGCCGAGGATGCCTTCGATGCGACCAAGGATTTCACGATCGTGATCGGCGGCCGCTGGGATTACAGCGGGCGTCAGGCGACGGTGGATAACTTCGGGCCGGCCGGGAACCCGTTCAACCCCAATACGCCGTCCACGCCGACCGGCACCCAGCGGCCGCTGCAACATTTCGATGCGATCAACCCGAAGCTCGGATTCGTCTATCGCACGACGCCGACTTCGCAACTGTATTTCAACGCGAGCCGGGCCTATGAGGCGCCGCTCAATCTGGAGTTGCTGTCTTCGGTCAATGCGAACGGCAGCGCCAACACCGGCTTCCTGAATCTCGATGCGCAACGGGCCTGGCAGTTGGAACTCGGTCACCGGGGAGCGTCGGCCGATAAACGCTACAGCTGGGATGTCACGGTCTACAATCTCGAGATGCAAAAAGAGATTCTGGCGTCGAACATCAACAACCAGAGTACGTTTCAGAACGCCAACGGGACGCGCCACACAGGCGTGGAGGTCGGCGGCGGAATGGTTTTGACGAAGGGACTGTTCGCGCAGGGTGGAGCCGGCAAGGAGGACAGCCTGCAGACGCGCGTGGCCTATACCTGGTCGCGCTTCAAGTTCACCGACGATGTGCGGGGGGGAGGCATCGGCGGTCCCAACGTCTTGATTGCGAAAGACGGCAATACGGTCGCCGGTGCGCCGGAACATAACCTGAACCTGGAGCTTCGATACGACCATCCGGCCGGTTGGTGGATCGCGCCGAATTTCGAGTGGTCCTTGTCAGGGTTCTATACCGACTATCTCAACACGGTGAAGAATCCGTCTTATTTCGTCGTCAACCTGCGTTCCGGGTACAACATCGGTGACCATTGGACCCTCTTTGCCGAAGGCCGCAACTTGACCGACAAGACCTACGCCGGAGCGGTGGTCGTCAACGATCAGTTCAATCGGTTCGCCAATCCCGGATTGGGCATCAGTGGATTCGCGGGGGTGGAATACAAGTTCTAG
- a CDS encoding Prolyl oligopeptidase family protein: MYGLFVMLLVAWCVESAHAVSGTVPPPTEAFAALPRISSIQLSPSGTHLAVLRNQDGKTVLEVQTVTGQDAHRVVTTDNRDSVVTWFQWVNDERLLVAIRFADQREGIDSQETRLVGVNRDGTQRNENLFKQSSLPSIFGKKHVPQIQDHIVGAVPGDPRQVLIALDLERPLSPDVYRLDVYSGDRRLVQANPGLKPGVRNVLQWIADREGQVRAGVGQFGTTVHVIVKPPESSVWRDLAEYDLAKETGLMPLAFDADPAWLYVRDQHRGRAAIFKVNIAGDPTVDRRLVAADPKFDLAGDLVYAPGRRKIIGVRYSAEDLRVLFWDFDAQRLQARIDRAIPGRANVIHSSSDDGHLHIVKSNGPAQPPYWYLFDERDGRLVLIGKAYPDLEGVNLPAQKSVTLVARDGKELQALLTLPKDHIPSRLPLILFPHGGPAAYERDAFNYWTQWFASRGWAVLQVDFRVSDGYGEELLRAGFQRWGLAMQDDLTDAVQWAIQTGLASANRICIVGSGYGGYAALMSLVKQPDLYRCAVSLDGVTDLPQLVADSRWYLNQKQVVESRISAWWGDRERLRETSPLYHAQDIRAPLLLIHGAMDRMVPVAHGRAMAEALKKAKAETYRYVELPLADQALSREEDRLQVFAELEQFLTSHLE, translated from the coding sequence ATGTACGGACTGTTTGTCATGCTGTTGGTCGCCTGGTGCGTGGAATCAGCCCACGCGGTTTCGGGGACCGTCCCTCCGCCGACTGAAGCCTTCGCGGCCCTCCCGCGCATCTCCTCGATTCAACTGTCCCCTTCGGGCACACATCTGGCGGTGTTGCGGAATCAGGATGGGAAGACCGTCCTGGAAGTTCAAACCGTCACCGGTCAGGACGCGCATCGCGTCGTCACCACCGACAATCGGGACTCTGTCGTCACCTGGTTCCAGTGGGTGAACGACGAACGCCTCCTGGTTGCTATCCGATTCGCGGATCAGCGCGAGGGGATCGACTCACAGGAGACGCGACTGGTGGGGGTCAACCGGGACGGGACGCAGCGGAACGAGAATTTGTTCAAGCAATCCTCCTTGCCTTCCATCTTCGGAAAGAAACATGTACCTCAGATTCAGGACCATATCGTGGGAGCCGTGCCGGGCGATCCTCGGCAGGTCTTGATCGCGCTCGACCTGGAACGGCCGCTGTCGCCGGATGTGTACAGGCTGGATGTGTATTCCGGTGACCGGCGGCTGGTGCAGGCGAATCCCGGGCTGAAGCCGGGGGTGCGCAATGTGTTGCAGTGGATTGCCGATCGTGAGGGACAGGTGCGGGCCGGGGTCGGCCAATTCGGGACCACGGTCCATGTGATCGTGAAACCGCCGGAGTCCAGCGTTTGGCGCGACCTTGCCGAGTACGACCTGGCGAAAGAAACCGGCTTGATGCCCTTGGCCTTCGATGCCGATCCCGCCTGGCTGTACGTGCGGGATCAACATCGAGGAAGGGCGGCGATTTTCAAGGTCAACATCGCCGGCGATCCCACGGTCGATCGCAGGCTGGTGGCGGCAGATCCGAAATTCGATCTGGCCGGCGACCTGGTCTATGCGCCGGGGCGGCGGAAAATCATCGGCGTCCGGTACAGCGCGGAGGATTTGCGGGTACTGTTTTGGGATTTCGACGCCCAGCGCCTTCAGGCTCGCATCGACCGCGCGATTCCAGGGCGCGCCAACGTCATTCACAGCAGCAGTGACGACGGGCACTTGCACATCGTGAAATCGAACGGTCCGGCGCAGCCGCCGTATTGGTACCTGTTCGACGAGCGTGACGGCCGCCTGGTGCTGATCGGTAAGGCCTATCCCGATCTCGAAGGGGTCAATCTGCCCGCCCAGAAATCCGTCACCCTGGTCGCTCGTGATGGAAAAGAACTGCAGGCGCTCCTGACCCTTCCCAAGGATCACATCCCCAGCCGGCTTCCCCTGATTCTGTTTCCGCACGGCGGGCCTGCCGCGTACGAACGCGATGCCTTCAACTATTGGACGCAGTGGTTCGCGAGCCGGGGGTGGGCGGTGTTGCAGGTCGACTTCCGCGTCTCCGACGGGTACGGAGAAGAGCTGCTGCGGGCCGGGTTCCAGCGCTGGGGGCTCGCGATGCAGGACGACCTGACCGACGCGGTGCAATGGGCGATCCAAACAGGTCTCGCGAGCGCGAATCGGATCTGTATCGTCGGGTCCGGCTATGGTGGGTACGCGGCCTTGATGAGCCTGGTGAAGCAGCCGGATCTCTATCGCTGCGCCGTCAGCCTGGACGGCGTGACGGACTTGCCGCAACTTGTGGCGGACAGCCGCTGGTACCTGAATCAAAAGCAGGTGGTCGAGTCGCGCATCAGTGCCTGGTGGGGCGATCGCGAACGACTGCGGGAGACCTCGCCCCTCTACCATGCGCAGGACATCCGTGCGCCCCTCCTGCTGATCCATGGCGCCATGGACCGTATGGTGCCGGTTGCTCATGGACGGGCCATGGCCGAAGCCTTGAAAAAAGCCAAGGCCGAGACCTATCGCTATGTGGAACTTCCCCTCGCCGATCAGGCCCTCAGCCGTGAAGAGGATCGGCTGCAGGTGTTTGCCGAGCTGGAGCAATTCCTCACGAGTCATTTAGAGTAG
- a CDS encoding P-type ATPase: MAIDPICGMTVEPATAAGRFEHAGTTYYFCSQGCLEKFRADPVRFLSSAAVEPMKIKRPLGGKALPMVAPPQPEERVAGVIDPVCGMTVEPATAVWSFTYQGKPYYFCCQGCLTKFRADPERYLKPSSSKQTTSETVAAPGTKYVCPMCPEVLEEKPVPCPKCGMALEPASFLPPQTKTEYVCPMHPEVVQPEPGACPKCGMALEPRTVMVEEEQNPELVDMTRRFWVALGPAAAVFVLAMSHMVPGHPIQQVLSDEQSAWVQFLLSTPVVLWAGWPFFQRGWASIVHRSPNMFTLIAIGTGTAYLYSAFATLFPSLIPQSFHLESGAVPVYFEAAAVITVLVLLGQVLELRARSRTTGAIRALLGLVPKTARLLLEDGREEDVPLDRVSVGNRLRVRPGEKVPVDGTILEGATSVDESMVTGESLPVEKVVGDRVTGGTINGTGGMVMRADHVGADTLLAHIVQMVTEAQRSRAPIQRAADVVAGYFVPIVVAVAILTGLAWALFGPEPRLAHALLNAVAVLIIACPCALGLATPMSIMVGTGRGAAAGVLFKKAEALETIERVDTLVFDKTGTLTEGKPKLRAVSALPPWSETDLLRLAASVERGSEHPLAGAIVRGAEARGITPEQVVEFTSKTGKGVRATVGGRRIAVGTADLLREERIGEDTSLASLEATAELMRQTGQTVMFVAVDGRPAGLLGVADPIKGSTPEALHLLKQEGIRLVMVTGDHAATAHAVAKELGLDEVQAGVKPEQKGRIVQDLQKKGRVVAMAGDGINDAPALAQADVGIAMGTGTDVAMEHAGVTLVKGDLRGIARARRLSKATMRNIRQNLFFAFVYNMVGVPVAAGLLYPFFGILLSPMLASAAMTFSSVSVISNALRLRHADL, encoded by the coding sequence TTGGCGATTGATCCGATCTGCGGCATGACGGTGGAGCCGGCGACGGCGGCGGGCCGGTTCGAGCACGCAGGCACAACCTACTACTTCTGTTCTCAGGGTTGCCTCGAAAAGTTTCGGGCCGATCCCGTCCGCTTCCTGTCGTCCGCAGCCGTGGAACCTATGAAAATAAAGCGGCCTCTCGGCGGCAAGGCCCTGCCCATGGTGGCTCCACCCCAGCCTGAGGAACGGGTGGCCGGCGTCATCGATCCTGTCTGTGGCATGACGGTGGAGCCGGCGACGGCGGTCTGGTCCTTTACGTATCAGGGCAAGCCCTACTATTTTTGCTGCCAGGGTTGCCTCACCAAATTTCGCGCTGACCCTGAACGGTATCTCAAACCCTCGTCATCGAAACAGACCACTTCCGAAACAGTTGCGGCTCCTGGGACGAAGTATGTCTGCCCCATGTGTCCTGAAGTGCTGGAGGAGAAACCGGTACCCTGCCCGAAATGCGGCATGGCGCTGGAGCCGGCTTCGTTCCTCCCGCCGCAAACAAAGACAGAATATGTCTGCCCAATGCACCCGGAGGTCGTGCAGCCGGAACCAGGAGCCTGTCCGAAGTGCGGCATGGCGTTGGAACCACGCACGGTCATGGTCGAGGAGGAACAGAATCCCGAGCTGGTGGATATGACCAGGCGATTCTGGGTCGCCTTGGGCCCGGCGGCGGCGGTGTTCGTGCTGGCCATGTCCCATATGGTCCCCGGCCACCCGATCCAACAGGTCTTGTCGGACGAACAGTCGGCCTGGGTGCAGTTCCTACTCAGCACACCGGTCGTGCTTTGGGCCGGATGGCCCTTCTTTCAGCGCGGGTGGGCGTCGATCGTGCATCGCAGTCCCAACATGTTCACGTTGATTGCGATCGGCACCGGGACGGCCTATCTCTACAGTGCCTTTGCCACCTTGTTTCCGTCGTTGATTCCACAATCGTTTCACCTTGAGAGCGGGGCGGTGCCGGTCTATTTCGAAGCGGCGGCCGTCATCACGGTGCTGGTCCTGCTCGGCCAGGTATTGGAACTGCGCGCAAGGAGCCGAACGACCGGGGCCATCCGGGCGCTGCTGGGGTTGGTTCCGAAGACTGCGCGGCTGTTGCTCGAGGACGGTCGAGAGGAGGATGTTCCGCTCGATCGCGTGTCGGTCGGGAATCGCCTGCGTGTGCGGCCGGGTGAGAAGGTGCCGGTCGACGGCACCATCCTCGAAGGCGCGACCTCTGTCGATGAATCGATGGTCACCGGTGAATCCTTGCCGGTGGAGAAGGTCGTGGGTGATCGAGTGACGGGCGGTACGATCAACGGTACCGGCGGCATGGTGATGCGGGCGGATCATGTCGGTGCGGATACGTTGCTGGCGCACATCGTTCAGATGGTGACCGAGGCACAACGCAGCCGGGCCCCCATCCAACGCGCGGCCGATGTGGTGGCAGGATACTTTGTTCCCATCGTGGTCGCAGTCGCGATCCTGACCGGGCTGGCCTGGGCGTTGTTCGGGCCGGAACCGCGGTTGGCCCATGCGTTGCTGAACGCCGTGGCGGTGTTGATCATCGCCTGTCCCTGCGCGCTGGGCTTGGCAACGCCGATGTCGATCATGGTGGGGACAGGCCGCGGCGCTGCGGCGGGCGTTTTGTTCAAGAAGGCCGAAGCGCTGGAAACTATCGAAAGAGTCGATACGTTGGTCTTCGACAAGACCGGCACGCTTACCGAGGGGAAACCCAAGCTGCGGGCGGTGAGCGCGTTGCCCCCTTGGTCGGAAACGGATCTGCTGCGATTGGCCGCTTCCGTGGAACGGGGGAGCGAGCATCCGTTGGCCGGCGCCATCGTGAGAGGCGCCGAGGCGCGCGGCATCACACCGGAGCAAGTGGTCGAGTTCACCTCCAAGACGGGGAAGGGTGTCCGAGCCACCGTCGGGGGAAGAAGAATCGCGGTCGGCACCGCCGATCTGTTACGGGAGGAGCGGATAGGCGAGGACACTTCTCTCGCTTCGTTGGAAGCGACTGCGGAACTGATGCGGCAAACCGGGCAAACCGTGATGTTTGTCGCAGTCGACGGCCGCCCTGCCGGTCTGCTCGGCGTGGCAGATCCGATCAAGGGTTCGACCCCGGAGGCGTTGCATCTGTTGAAGCAAGAGGGGATCCGGCTGGTGATGGTCACAGGCGACCATGCCGCGACGGCTCACGCGGTGGCGAAGGAACTGGGATTGGATGAGGTGCAGGCCGGTGTGAAGCCGGAACAGAAGGGGCGGATCGTGCAGGACCTTCAAAAGAAGGGCCGTGTGGTTGCGATGGCCGGCGATGGGATCAATGATGCGCCGGCCCTGGCCCAGGCTGATGTCGGCATTGCCATGGGGACCGGGACCGACGTGGCGATGGAACATGCCGGTGTGACGCTGGTCAAGGGAGATTTGCGGGGCATCGCGCGGGCTCGCCGGTTGAGCAAGGCGACGATGCGGAACATCCGCCAGAATCTCTTTTTCGCGTTTGTGTACAATATGGTCGGAGTCCCGGTCGCGGCAGGCCTGCTGTACCCATTCTTCGGCATCCTCCTCAGTCCGATGTTGGCCAGCGCCGCGATGACCTTCAGTTCCGTCTCGGTCATCTCGAACGCCTTGCGCCTCCGGCATGCTGATTTATGA
- a CDS encoding HtrA protease/chaperone protein produces the protein MSYMCATSGSVVGWGLPFPRIFRAMVPRTAHPFVSAALLGALIGLCPPGPAAAVGSSSLPARPLLVTTNGDLQAQVRATASKVIPAVVSIASTVVVHDQAFSDEGLPFGMFKDVPPRRQYGQGSGVIVSPDGYIITNNHVVADAPDVEVILADRRQFKGRVVATDPKTDVAVVKISATGLPTVPWGDSSALAVGDFVLAIGNPLGLSRTVTFGIVSAVGRADVGVADVEDFIQTDAPINPGNSGGALVNINGELVGINTAIASPTGGSVGVGFAIPSNMARTAMQSLIKTGRVVRGFLGASTQDVTPLLAKIFHLPDVKGSIVTDLQAKGSAERAGLKRGDVVVRFDGRDVMDSGHLRNLMAAAAIGSKHRIELIRDARLMQTDLTVQEAPRERVKKPQPADASSTAAHPLAGVIVDDITPALARQMDLPVHSGLVVTDIEEGSLAEVSGLQPGDLILELNRQPIPNFATFQRLAEPLRPTDLALLLVNRQGSVLYVPIQGE, from the coding sequence ATGAGTTACATGTGTGCAACCTCCGGCAGCGTGGTAGGCTGGGGCCTGCCGTTCCCCAGGATATTCAGGGCCATGGTCCCTCGTACCGCTCATCCGTTCGTTTCGGCGGCGCTGCTTGGCGCCCTGATCGGACTCTGCCCTCCGGGGCCTGCCGCGGCAGTCGGCTCTTCGTCCTTGCCGGCGCGGCCGCTCCTCGTGACCACGAACGGAGACTTGCAGGCGCAGGTTCGCGCCACTGCTTCGAAGGTCATTCCCGCCGTCGTCAGCATCGCATCGACCGTGGTGGTGCATGACCAGGCCTTCAGCGACGAAGGTCTGCCCTTCGGCATGTTCAAGGACGTGCCTCCCCGCCGGCAATACGGCCAAGGTTCCGGGGTCATCGTCTCGCCGGACGGGTACATCATCACCAACAACCATGTCGTCGCCGATGCGCCGGATGTGGAAGTCATCCTGGCCGATCGACGGCAGTTCAAGGGCCGCGTGGTCGCCACCGACCCGAAGACCGATGTCGCGGTCGTGAAGATCAGCGCCACCGGCCTTCCCACCGTACCATGGGGAGATTCCAGCGCCCTGGCCGTCGGCGATTTCGTACTTGCGATCGGCAATCCGCTGGGATTGAGCCGCACGGTGACCTTCGGCATCGTCAGCGCGGTAGGGCGCGCGGATGTGGGTGTGGCCGACGTGGAAGATTTCATTCAAACCGATGCGCCGATCAATCCAGGAAACTCGGGCGGGGCGCTGGTGAACATCAACGGTGAGTTGGTGGGGATCAATACGGCCATCGCCAGCCCGACCGGCGGCAGCGTCGGCGTCGGATTTGCAATTCCCAGCAACATGGCGAGAACGGCCATGCAGAGCCTCATCAAGACGGGCCGCGTGGTGCGCGGGTTCTTGGGGGCCTCCACCCAGGATGTCACGCCGCTGCTGGCCAAGATTTTTCACCTGCCGGATGTGAAGGGCTCGATTGTGACCGACCTGCAGGCCAAGGGGTCGGCGGAGCGCGCCGGGTTGAAGCGCGGCGACGTCGTCGTGCGGTTCGATGGACGTGACGTGATGGACAGCGGCCATTTGCGCAACCTGATGGCGGCTGCTGCCATCGGCAGCAAACATCGTATTGAATTGATCCGCGATGCCAGGTTGATGCAGACGGACCTCACGGTGCAGGAGGCCCCGCGGGAACGGGTCAAAAAACCCCAGCCGGCGGATGCCTCGAGCACGGCGGCGCATCCCTTGGCAGGCGTGATCGTGGACGACATCACTCCGGCGTTGGCGCGGCAGATGGATCTCCCCGTCCATTCAGGACTCGTCGTGACGGATATCGAAGAGGGCAGTCTGGCCGAGGTGTCTGGCCTCCAGCCTGGCGACCTCATCCTGGAACTCAACCGGCAGCCGATCCCGAATTTCGCCACCTTCCAACGGCTCGCCGAGCCGCTGCGCCCCACCGACCTCGCCCTCCTGCTCGTCAACCGCCAGGGCAGCGTGCTCTACGTCCCCATTCAAGGGGAATAA
- a CDS encoding Nickel responsive regulator NikR: MKKLVRFGVSLDRHLLDDFDRLIERRKYTNRSEAIRDLIRDNLVEQEWDQNKETIGTITFVYDHHVPDLSRKLTHIQHGFQGRIMAGMHVHLDHDHCLEVLVARGKGTDIRKVADALLSVKGVKHGKLTMTTTGKGLSL; this comes from the coding sequence ATGAAGAAGCTCGTGCGCTTCGGCGTCTCGCTCGACCGGCATCTCCTCGACGATTTCGATCGCCTGATCGAAAGGCGCAAATATACGAATCGGTCCGAAGCGATCCGCGACCTGATTCGAGACAACCTCGTCGAGCAGGAGTGGGATCAAAACAAAGAGACGATCGGGACCATCACGTTCGTCTACGACCACCACGTGCCGGACCTGTCCCGAAAACTCACGCACATTCAGCACGGCTTTCAGGGGCGCATCATGGCGGGAATGCACGTCCATCTCGATCACGACCATTGCCTCGAAGTGCTGGTCGCGAGGGGCAAGGGGACCGACATCCGCAAGGTCGCCGACGCCCTGCTCAGCGTGAAGGGTGTGAAGCATGGGAAGTTGACCATGACGACAACCGGCAAGGGGCTGAGCCTCTGA